A genomic segment from Nocardia cyriacigeorgica GUH-2 encodes:
- a CDS encoding MMPL family transporter, whose product MSVYLYRWGKFAFRRKWIVLPVWLLLLVLLGGAAATLAKPFQDKFDMPGLPSERATEILEEHMPQYAEGFSIDAITATYVIAAKDGKLSDPNNMAALDAMVQTLNAPKLGDQEIVDHSQPIVNPVTATQMMPASPEAAKAQAEAMAALEPGQTPPIPSPNCLDNPEAPDFQGMCSGAPLNVLNEQKPGTVAVITVPFTMAEFSDVKPEHREAAEAVAEQAEKAGLTVAMTGVLAQEQPEQGTAEMIGIGVALIVMIIAFGALIAAFVPIITGIVGVGAAGLVIVMGTSLTAVPTFTPILASMIGLALSIDYALFIVSRYKHELVVQDSPEEAAGVAVGTAGSAVVFAGLTVLIALLGLSIVGVSFLTAMGIGGAIAAAFAVVTAITLLPALMGAFGRFLFKPKVPFVAKHDPEDDSSVTNGMRFAKLIAKAPAITLALCVVVLGALAAPAVNLNLGLPGGDSAPKDSSMRKAYELQTEGFGEGKNGMLVVAVDLSEVPQDQREPALSELRDRLSGYEDMDYLTTAQPSEDGQAALFMAVPKSGPNSEATQDLVADVRDAEGEFTAKYGMEYGITGETAIYADVNHVLLASIVPYLAIVAGAAFLLLVLVFRSILVPLTAALGFLLSMAATFGVTVLFFQEGALGLIEDTHPIISFLPIMLIGIVFGLAMDYQVFLVTRMREEFVHGKSPKDAMIDGYHHGARVVTSAAVIMISVFAGFMLSPDITSKSMGFAMAAGVFFDAFLVRMVLIPSLLVLMGKWAWWLPAWLDKILPDIDVEGTKLRELQQRDAEAAKKPVEAGV is encoded by the coding sequence GTGTCCGTTTATCTATACCGATGGGGAAAGTTCGCTTTCCGCCGGAAATGGATAGTGCTGCCCGTCTGGCTGCTCCTTTTGGTGCTGCTCGGCGGGGCCGCGGCAACCCTGGCCAAGCCGTTCCAGGACAAATTCGACATGCCCGGCCTGCCGTCCGAGCGCGCCACCGAAATCCTCGAAGAGCACATGCCGCAGTACGCGGAGGGCTTCAGCATCGACGCGATCACCGCGACCTACGTGATCGCCGCCAAGGACGGCAAGCTCTCCGATCCGAACAACATGGCCGCTCTCGACGCGATGGTGCAGACGCTGAACGCGCCGAAGCTGGGTGACCAGGAGATCGTCGATCACAGCCAGCCGATCGTGAACCCGGTCACGGCGACGCAGATGATGCCCGCCAGCCCGGAGGCCGCCAAGGCACAGGCCGAGGCCATGGCCGCCCTGGAACCCGGCCAGACCCCGCCGATCCCGTCCCCCAACTGCCTCGACAACCCCGAGGCTCCCGATTTCCAGGGCATGTGCTCGGGTGCACCGCTGAACGTGCTGAACGAGCAGAAGCCGGGCACCGTCGCGGTGATCACCGTGCCGTTCACGATGGCGGAATTCTCCGACGTCAAGCCCGAGCACCGCGAGGCCGCCGAGGCCGTGGCCGAGCAGGCCGAAAAGGCCGGCCTGACCGTCGCGATGACCGGCGTGCTGGCCCAGGAACAGCCCGAGCAGGGCACCGCCGAGATGATCGGCATCGGCGTCGCGCTGATCGTCATGATCATCGCCTTCGGTGCGCTGATCGCGGCCTTCGTGCCGATCATCACCGGCATCGTCGGTGTCGGCGCGGCCGGCCTGGTGATCGTGATGGGCACCTCGCTCACCGCGGTCCCGACCTTCACCCCGATCCTGGCGTCGATGATCGGTCTGGCGTTGTCGATCGACTACGCGCTGTTCATCGTCTCCCGGTACAAGCACGAGCTCGTCGTGCAGGACTCGCCGGAAGAGGCCGCCGGTGTCGCGGTCGGCACCGCGGGTTCGGCGGTGGTGTTCGCCGGCCTGACCGTGCTCATCGCGCTGCTGGGCCTGAGCATCGTCGGCGTCAGCTTCCTGACCGCCATGGGTATCGGTGGTGCGATCGCCGCGGCGTTCGCCGTCGTCACCGCGATCACCCTGCTGCCCGCACTGATGGGTGCGTTCGGCCGGTTCCTGTTCAAGCCGAAGGTTCCGTTCGTCGCCAAGCACGACCCCGAGGACGACAGCTCGGTCACCAACGGCATGCGCTTCGCCAAGCTCATCGCCAAGGCTCCGGCCATCACCCTGGCGCTGTGCGTTGTGGTGCTCGGTGCGCTCGCCGCACCGGCGGTGAACCTGAACCTGGGTCTGCCCGGCGGCGACAGCGCGCCCAAGGACTCGTCGATGCGCAAGGCCTACGAGTTGCAGACCGAGGGCTTCGGCGAAGGCAAGAACGGCATGCTCGTGGTGGCCGTCGACCTGTCCGAAGTGCCGCAGGACCAGCGCGAGCCCGCGCTGTCCGAACTGCGTGACCGGCTCTCCGGTTACGAGGACATGGACTACCTGACCACCGCGCAGCCGAGCGAGGACGGGCAGGCGGCGCTGTTCATGGCGGTGCCGAAGTCCGGCCCGAACAGTGAGGCCACCCAGGATCTGGTCGCCGACGTCCGCGATGCCGAGGGTGAGTTCACCGCGAAGTACGGCATGGAATACGGCATCACCGGTGAGACCGCGATCTACGCCGACGTCAACCACGTGCTGCTCGCCAGCATCGTGCCCTATCTGGCGATCGTGGCCGGCGCGGCGTTCCTGCTGCTGGTGCTGGTGTTCCGGTCGATCCTGGTGCCGCTGACCGCCGCACTCGGCTTCCTGTTGTCGATGGCGGCCACCTTCGGTGTGACGGTGCTGTTCTTCCAGGAGGGCGCGCTCGGCCTGATCGAGGACACCCACCCGATCATCAGCTTCCTGCCCATCATGTTGATCGGCATCGTGTTCGGTCTCGCGATGGACTACCAGGTGTTCCTGGTGACCCGCATGCGCGAGGAATTCGTGCACGGCAAGTCGCCGAAGGACGCGATGATCGACGGCTACCACCACGGTGCGCGCGTGGTCACCTCGGCCGCGGTCATCATGATCTCGGTGTTCGCCGGGTTCATGCTCTCGCCGGACATCACCTCGAAGTCCATGGGCTTCGCGATGGCGGCGGGCGTGTTCTTCGACGCCTTCCTGGTCCGGATGGTGCTGATCCCGTCGCTGCTGGTGCTGATGGGCAAGTGGGCCTGGTGGCTGCCGGCCTGGCTGGACAAGATCCTGCCGGACATCGACGTGGAAGGCACCAAGCTGCGCGAACTGCAGCAGCGTGATGCCGAAGCGGCGAAGAAGCCGGTGGAAGCCGGGGTCTGA
- a CDS encoding TetR/AcrR family transcriptional regulator, translating into MTIRESTDAVVAGGGTKQAIRDAAVELFTNKGFEQTSLREVADAVGITKASLYYHYASKLDLLLAIIDPVIDHMRSVVEDIDAVPYNPEGIRAVLRAYVRGMVRHRDAGAMCMRDTVAIVNAMADRYPDVAESTRQLRRWLAGPDPTDEALLRASAALEILGVALLSTEVVPDAPDELVEKTLLDAATCVLTAHRAA; encoded by the coding sequence ATGACCATCCGTGAGTCGACGGACGCCGTTGTCGCAGGTGGAGGCACTAAACAGGCCATCCGAGACGCCGCCGTCGAACTGTTCACCAACAAGGGCTTCGAACAGACGAGCCTGCGCGAAGTGGCAGATGCGGTGGGAATCACAAAGGCGTCGCTCTACTATCACTACGCTTCCAAGCTCGATCTGCTGCTGGCGATCATCGATCCGGTGATCGACCACATGCGTTCGGTGGTCGAGGACATCGACGCCGTGCCGTACAACCCCGAGGGCATCCGCGCGGTGCTGCGCGCCTATGTGCGCGGCATGGTCCGCCACCGCGACGCCGGCGCCATGTGCATGCGCGACACCGTCGCGATCGTCAACGCCATGGCCGACCGCTACCCCGATGTCGCCGAGAGCACCAGGCAGTTGCGGCGCTGGCTGGCCGGCCCCGACCCCACCGACGAGGCCCTGCTGCGGGCCAGTGCCGCGCTGGAAATCCTCGGCGTGGCGCTGCTGTCCACCGAGGTGGTGCCGGACGCGCCGGACGAGCTGGTGGAAAAGACCCTCCTCGATGCCGCCACCTGCGTCCTGACCGCGCACCGGGCCGCGTAG
- a CDS encoding RrF2 family transcriptional regulator, protein MHITAKVDHAVRTLLEIAEAAGTGAAVKAETIASAQRIAPKVLEGVLAELRRAGLVTSRRGPDGGYRLARPAAAISIADVIRGIEGPLASVRGERPEDVRYPGAAEPLQKVWIALRVNIRAVLEDVSIADIAENRLPGFIDTLTADPGAWVRREPRDDQELLGRA, encoded by the coding sequence ATGCACATCACCGCGAAGGTCGACCACGCGGTGCGAACGTTGCTCGAGATCGCCGAGGCGGCGGGCACCGGCGCGGCGGTGAAGGCCGAGACCATCGCCTCGGCGCAGCGGATCGCCCCGAAGGTGCTCGAAGGGGTGCTGGCCGAGCTGCGCCGCGCCGGGCTGGTGACCAGCAGGCGCGGCCCCGACGGCGGCTATCGGCTGGCGCGCCCGGCCGCCGCCATCTCCATCGCCGACGTCATCCGCGGCATCGAAGGCCCGCTGGCCTCGGTGCGCGGTGAGCGCCCCGAGGACGTGCGCTATCCCGGTGCCGCCGAACCCTTGCAGAAGGTATGGATCGCGCTGCGGGTCAATATCCGGGCCGTCCTCGAGGACGTCTCGATCGCCGATATCGCCGAGAACCGGCTGCCGGGATTCATCGACACGCTGACCGCCGACCCCGGCGCGTGGGTGCGCCGCGAGCCCCGCGACGATCAGGAATTGCTCGGCCGCGCCTGA
- a CDS encoding ABC transporter ATP-binding protein — MLISLLRTYLAPYRAQLAGVVALQLISVIAMLYLPSLNADIIDEGVTKGDIGFIWRTGLWMLVVTGVQIVASAASVYLAAQAAMGGGRDLRGALLHRVGTFSAREVGSFGAPSLITRNTNDVQQVQLLIVMAATILVMAPIMCIGGIIMALREDLKLSWVLLIAVPALGLSMALIIARMVPGFREMQARIDGVNRVLREQITGIRVVRAFVRERQETWRFGVANTELTDTSLRVGRLMALMFPTVMLISNVTAVAVIWFGGHLVDSGEMQIGSLTALLAYIMQILMAVMMASFLAMMAPRAAVSADRIGEVLQTRSSVHPPANPQPFREDPAEVDVQFAEFSYPGAEKPVLHAIRFRVGPGQTTAIVGSTGSGKTTLINLIPRLIDVTDGAVYVGGTDVRHLDLEQLRGQIGLVPQKAYLFSGTIASNLRYGNPDASDDELWRCLEIAQAADFVREMPEGLETPVAQGGTTVSGGQRQRLAIARALVRKPRIYLFDDSFSALDVATDARLREALRPETRDAAVIIVAQRIATIRDADQIVVLEDGAMAGIGTHEQLLRDCPEYQEIVESQLSVEEAR, encoded by the coding sequence ATGTTGATCTCACTGCTTCGCACCTATCTGGCGCCGTATCGAGCGCAGCTCGCGGGAGTGGTCGCGTTGCAGCTGATCTCGGTCATCGCGATGCTCTACCTGCCCAGCTTGAACGCCGACATCATCGATGAGGGCGTCACCAAGGGCGATATCGGCTTCATCTGGCGCACCGGCCTGTGGATGCTGGTGGTCACCGGTGTGCAGATCGTGGCCTCGGCCGCCTCGGTCTACCTGGCCGCACAGGCCGCGATGGGCGGCGGACGCGATCTGCGTGGCGCGCTGCTGCACCGGGTCGGCACGTTCTCCGCACGTGAGGTGGGCAGCTTCGGCGCACCGTCGCTGATCACCCGCAATACCAACGATGTCCAGCAGGTGCAGCTGCTGATCGTGATGGCCGCGACCATCCTGGTCATGGCCCCGATCATGTGCATCGGCGGCATCATCATGGCGCTGCGCGAGGACCTGAAGCTGTCCTGGGTACTGCTGATCGCGGTGCCCGCGCTCGGGCTGAGCATGGCGCTGATCATCGCCAGGATGGTGCCCGGCTTCCGGGAGATGCAGGCCAGGATCGACGGGGTGAACCGGGTGCTGCGCGAGCAGATCACCGGCATCCGGGTGGTCCGGGCCTTCGTCCGGGAACGGCAGGAGACCTGGCGTTTCGGGGTGGCCAACACCGAACTCACCGACACCTCGCTGCGGGTCGGCCGGTTGATGGCGCTGATGTTCCCGACGGTCATGCTGATCAGCAACGTCACCGCCGTCGCGGTGATCTGGTTCGGCGGGCACCTGGTGGATTCGGGCGAAATGCAGATCGGCTCGCTCACCGCGCTGCTCGCCTACATCATGCAGATCCTGATGGCGGTCATGATGGCCTCGTTCCTCGCCATGATGGCTCCGCGCGCCGCGGTCTCCGCCGACCGCATCGGCGAGGTCCTGCAGACCCGCTCCTCGGTGCACCCGCCGGCGAATCCGCAGCCGTTCCGCGAGGATCCGGCCGAAGTCGACGTGCAGTTCGCCGAATTCAGCTATCCGGGCGCCGAGAAGCCGGTCTTGCACGCGATCCGGTTCCGGGTCGGCCCCGGCCAGACCACCGCCATCGTCGGCTCCACCGGATCGGGCAAGACCACCCTGATCAACCTGATTCCGCGCCTGATCGACGTCACCGACGGCGCGGTCTACGTCGGCGGCACCGATGTGCGCCACCTCGACCTGGAACAACTGCGCGGCCAGATCGGGCTGGTGCCGCAGAAGGCGTACCTGTTCTCGGGCACCATCGCGAGCAATCTCCGCTACGGCAACCCCGATGCCTCCGATGACGAACTGTGGCGCTGCCTGGAAATCGCGCAGGCCGCCGACTTCGTCCGGGAGATGCCCGAGGGCCTGGAAACGCCGGTCGCCCAGGGCGGCACGACGGTCTCCGGCGGGCAGCGTCAGCGGCTGGCCATTGCCCGCGCCCTGGTCCGCAAGCCGCGCATCTACCTGTTCGACGATTCGTTCTCCGCGCTCGACGTCGCCACCGACGCCCGGCTGCGCGAGGCGCTACGCCCGGAAACCCGCGACGCCGCGGTCATCATCGTGGCCCAGCGCATCGCCACCATCCGCGACGCCGACCAGATCGTCGTCCTCGAAGACGGCGCCATGGCCGGCATCGGCACCCATGAGCAACTGCTGCGGGACTGCCCGGAGTACCAGGAAATCGTCGAATCGCAGCTGAGCGTGGAGGAGGCCCGATGA
- a CDS encoding ABC transporter ATP-binding protein — protein sequence MRPGAVPGAPDSKPKSFGPSLKRLLRRLAPERINVIAIVTLVIVSVVLNTLGPYILGQATNLVFDGVVGKQLPAGLSKEQAIEGLRAQGDDTLADMLAGMDVVPGVGVDFDAVGRVLLLVLVLYLGAALFSWLQGFLLNNVINRTVKRLRSDVEDKIHRLPLRYFDSAPRGDVLSRVTNDVDNVSQSLQQTMSQLLNSVFSVLGILVMMFWISPLLALIALLTVPAAIVVTTQIAKRSKPHFVDQWKYTGLVNAQVEEAYTGHEIVTAFGRSREVGEEFDKRNDQLYQSSFKAQFISGLIMPAIMFLGNVNYVLVALVGGLRVATGQLSLGEVQAFIQYSRQFSQPLTQIGAMANLLQSGVASAERIFEILDAEEQSPDPVMEDVRPVDRGRVEFEAVSFGYEPGKPVIERLSLVAEPGHVVAIVGPTGAGKTTLVNLLMRFYELDAGTITIDGVDITDITRDHLRSRIGMVLQDTWLFKGTIRENIAYGNPNASEYDILAAARAAYVDRFVHALPDGYDTVIDEEGTGVSAGEKQLITIARAFLAKPSILILDEATSSVDTRTELLVQHATAALRRDRTSFVIAHRLSTIRDADVIVVMEKGQIVELGSHERLLENRGAYYRLYSAQFAAAAADA from the coding sequence ATGAGGCCGGGGGCGGTTCCGGGCGCACCGGACAGCAAGCCGAAATCCTTCGGCCCGTCACTGAAGCGACTGCTGCGCAGGCTCGCTCCGGAGCGGATCAACGTCATCGCGATCGTGACGCTGGTGATCGTGTCGGTGGTGCTCAACACCCTCGGCCCGTACATCCTCGGCCAGGCCACCAACCTGGTGTTCGACGGCGTCGTCGGCAAGCAGCTGCCCGCCGGCCTCAGCAAGGAACAGGCGATCGAGGGCCTGCGCGCCCAGGGCGACGACACGCTGGCCGACATGCTCGCGGGTATGGATGTGGTGCCGGGCGTCGGCGTCGATTTCGACGCGGTGGGCCGGGTGCTGCTGCTGGTGCTGGTGCTCTACCTCGGCGCGGCGCTGTTCAGCTGGTTGCAGGGTTTCCTGCTCAACAATGTCATCAACCGCACCGTGAAGCGGCTGCGCAGCGATGTCGAAGACAAGATCCACCGGCTGCCGCTGCGCTATTTCGACTCCGCGCCGCGCGGCGATGTGCTCAGCCGCGTCACCAACGACGTCGACAATGTCTCGCAGAGCTTGCAGCAGACCATGAGCCAGCTGCTGAACTCGGTGTTCTCGGTGCTCGGCATCCTGGTGATGATGTTCTGGATCTCGCCGCTACTGGCGCTGATCGCCCTGCTGACGGTGCCCGCTGCCATCGTGGTGACCACCCAGATCGCCAAGCGCTCCAAGCCGCACTTCGTCGACCAGTGGAAGTACACCGGTCTGGTGAACGCCCAGGTCGAGGAGGCCTACACCGGCCACGAGATCGTCACCGCGTTCGGCCGCAGCCGCGAGGTCGGCGAGGAGTTCGACAAGCGCAACGACCAGCTCTACCAGTCCAGCTTCAAGGCGCAGTTCATTTCCGGCCTGATCATGCCGGCGATCATGTTCCTCGGGAACGTCAACTATGTGCTGGTCGCGCTGGTCGGCGGGTTGCGGGTGGCCACCGGTCAGCTCTCCCTCGGTGAGGTGCAGGCGTTCATCCAGTACTCCCGGCAGTTCAGCCAGCCGCTGACCCAGATCGGCGCGATGGCGAACCTGCTGCAATCCGGCGTCGCCTCGGCCGAGCGGATCTTCGAGATCCTCGACGCCGAGGAGCAGAGCCCGGATCCGGTGATGGAGGACGTGCGCCCGGTCGACCGCGGGCGCGTGGAATTCGAGGCGGTGTCGTTCGGGTACGAGCCGGGCAAGCCGGTGATCGAACGGCTGTCGCTGGTCGCCGAGCCCGGCCATGTGGTCGCCATCGTCGGCCCGACCGGGGCGGGCAAGACCACGCTGGTGAATCTGCTCATGCGGTTCTACGAACTCGACGCGGGCACCATCACCATCGACGGCGTCGACATCACCGACATCACCCGCGACCATCTGCGTTCCCGCATCGGCATGGTGTTGCAGGACACCTGGCTGTTCAAGGGCACCATCCGGGAGAACATCGCCTACGGCAACCCGAATGCCAGCGAATACGACATCCTCGCCGCGGCCCGCGCCGCCTACGTGGACCGGTTCGTGCACGCCCTGCCCGACGGCTACGACACCGTCATCGACGAGGAGGGCACCGGGGTCAGCGCCGGTGAGAAGCAGCTCATCACCATCGCGCGGGCGTTCCTGGCCAAGCCGTCGATCCTGATCCTGGACGAGGCCACCAGCTCCGTCGACACCCGCACCGAGCTGCTGGTGCAGCATGCCACGGCCGCGCTGCGCCGCGACCGCACCAGCTTCGTCATCGCGCACCGGCTCTCCACCATCCGCGACGCCGACGTCATCGTGGTGATGGAGAAGGGCCAGATCGTCGAGCTCGGCAGTCATGAGCGGCTGCTGGAGAACCGCGGCGCCTACTACCGGCTCTACAGCGCCCAGTTCGCCGCCGCGGCCGCCGACGCGTGA
- the tgt gene encoding tRNA guanosine(34) transglycosylase Tgt has product MGDVSDRDKFSFTVGTRLDGQYGRTGVISTPHGDIATPAFIPVGTKATVKAVLPETMREIGAQALLANAYHLYLQPGADIVDEAGGLGRFMNWPGPTFTDSGGFQVMSLGVGFKKVLAMEAVDVRSDDVIAKGKERLATVDDDGVTFRSHLDGSKHRFTPEVSMGIQHQLGADIMFAFDELTTLLNTRAYQEKSLQRTHEWAQRCIDEHERLTHARSHRPYQALFAVIQGAQYEDLRRKACRELEAIRGQDGTEFDGYGIGGALEKHNLGTIVGWCSAELPEHKPRHMLGISEPEDMFTAVANGADTFDCVNPSRVARNAAIYVDGGRFNINTSRFRRDFTPIDDNCDCYTCANYTRAYLHHLFKAKEMLAATLCTIHNERFTIRLVDRIRESIDGGYFEEFQAETLGRWKGRITAP; this is encoded by the coding sequence ATGGGCGACGTGTCCGACCGCGATAAATTCTCCTTCACCGTGGGTACCCGCCTCGACGGGCAGTACGGGCGCACCGGGGTGATCAGCACCCCGCACGGCGATATCGCCACCCCCGCGTTCATCCCGGTAGGCACCAAGGCCACGGTCAAGGCCGTGCTGCCGGAGACCATGCGCGAGATCGGCGCGCAGGCCCTGCTCGCCAACGCCTACCACCTCTACCTGCAGCCCGGCGCCGACATCGTCGACGAGGCCGGCGGGCTGGGCCGGTTCATGAACTGGCCGGGCCCCACTTTCACCGACAGCGGCGGGTTCCAGGTGATGTCGCTGGGTGTCGGGTTCAAGAAGGTGCTGGCCATGGAGGCGGTCGACGTGCGCAGCGACGACGTCATAGCCAAGGGCAAGGAACGCCTGGCCACCGTCGACGACGACGGCGTCACCTTCCGCTCCCACCTCGACGGCTCCAAGCACCGCTTCACCCCCGAGGTGTCGATGGGCATCCAGCATCAGCTCGGCGCCGATATCATGTTCGCCTTCGATGAGCTGACCACCCTGCTCAATACCCGTGCCTACCAGGAGAAATCCCTGCAACGCACGCACGAGTGGGCGCAGCGCTGCATCGACGAACACGAACGGCTCACCCACGCCCGCAGCCATCGCCCGTATCAGGCGCTGTTCGCGGTGATCCAGGGCGCGCAGTACGAGGACCTGCGCCGCAAGGCCTGCCGCGAGCTGGAAGCCATTCGCGGCCAGGACGGCACCGAATTCGACGGCTACGGCATCGGCGGCGCGCTGGAGAAGCACAATCTCGGCACCATCGTCGGCTGGTGCAGCGCCGAACTGCCCGAACACAAACCGCGCCACATGCTCGGCATCAGCGAACCGGAGGACATGTTCACCGCGGTCGCCAACGGCGCCGACACCTTCGACTGCGTCAATCCCTCACGGGTGGCCCGCAATGCGGCGATCTACGTCGACGGCGGCCGGTTCAACATCAACACCAGCCGTTTCCGTCGCGATTTCACCCCGATCGACGACAACTGCGACTGCTACACCTGCGCCAACTACACCCGCGCCTACCTGCATCACCTGTTCAAGGCCAAGGAGATGCTGGCCGCCACGCTGTGCACGATCCACAACGAGCGCTTCACCATCCGGCTGGTCGACCGGATCCGCGAGAGCATCGACGGCGGGTACTTCGAGGAATTCCAGGCCGAGACGCTGGGCCGTTGGAAGGGGCGGATCACCGCGCCTTAG
- a CDS encoding queuosine precursor transporter, whose amino-acid sequence MSRVSDSNKPADHEGSGRPAPDHAAFAQVARGYYTLIVALFTATLIISNVCATKGVQFFTDQSVSLGPIEVLPITTDGAFFLFPLAYILGDVLSEVYGFRATRRAIYYGFGALLLMVACFALAIQLPPAGFYENQEAFRTVLGTTPQLVAAGLAGYFVGQLLNSATLVLIKERTREKHLWARLIGSTVVGELADTLIFCSIAATAIGIDSWEQFINYVIVGFLWKTLVEIVVMPVTYQVIALLKKHEPSYAPKELDPLHS is encoded by the coding sequence ATGAGTCGGGTGAGTGATTCGAACAAACCCGCCGATCACGAGGGGTCTGGACGCCCCGCGCCGGACCATGCGGCATTCGCCCAGGTCGCGCGGGGCTACTACACCCTCATCGTGGCCCTGTTCACGGCCACGCTGATCATCTCCAATGTCTGCGCGACCAAGGGCGTGCAATTCTTCACCGACCAATCGGTGAGCCTCGGCCCGATCGAGGTACTGCCCATCACCACCGACGGCGCGTTCTTCCTGTTCCCGCTGGCCTACATCCTCGGCGACGTGCTCAGCGAGGTCTACGGCTTCCGCGCCACCCGCCGCGCCATCTACTACGGCTTCGGCGCCCTGCTGCTGATGGTGGCCTGCTTCGCCCTCGCGATCCAGCTGCCGCCCGCCGGGTTCTACGAAAATCAAGAGGCCTTCCGCACCGTCCTCGGCACCACGCCGCAGCTGGTGGCCGCCGGACTGGCCGGGTACTTCGTCGGCCAGTTGCTGAACTCCGCGACGCTGGTGCTGATCAAGGAGCGGACCAGGGAAAAGCATCTGTGGGCCCGGCTGATCGGCTCCACCGTGGTCGGCGAGCTCGCCGACACCCTGATCTTCTGCTCGATCGCCGCCACCGCCATCGGCATCGACAGCTGGGAGCAGTTCATCAACTACGTGATCGTCGGCTTCCTGTGGAAGACGCTGGTCGAGATCGTCGTCATGCCCGTCACCTATCAGGTGATCGCGCTGCTGAAGAAGCACGAACCGAGTTACGCGCCAAAGGAACTCGATCCGCTGCATTCCTAG
- a CDS encoding DUF4190 domain-containing protein, translated as MTNPGDSDEWWKQYGGQGVSSESGGAGSVPQYPAAEQPGYPSGQQYPAAPQYPSQPGAGAPPQYPSGSQPQYPAAPPPAYPAYQQPAPDPYAQQPYPQQGYGYPYQAGYPGYGMPPQGTNGMAIGALITSCIGVLCCGLFVVSAVGLILGVVAQKQIDQTGQEGRGFAQAAIWVGAVSIGLGVIMWILNIIGIVAGP; from the coding sequence ATGACCAATCCCGGCGATTCCGACGAGTGGTGGAAGCAGTACGGCGGCCAAGGCGTGTCGTCGGAGTCAGGTGGTGCCGGTTCGGTCCCGCAGTACCCCGCAGCCGAGCAGCCCGGCTACCCGTCCGGGCAGCAGTATCCCGCTGCGCCGCAATATCCCTCGCAGCCGGGCGCGGGTGCGCCGCCGCAGTATCCGTCCGGTTCGCAGCCCCAGTATCCGGCTGCTCCGCCGCCGGCCTACCCGGCGTATCAGCAGCCCGCACCGGATCCGTACGCGCAGCAGCCGTACCCGCAGCAGGGGTACGGCTATCCGTATCAGGCCGGATACCCGGGCTACGGGATGCCGCCGCAGGGCACCAACGGGATGGCCATCGGCGCGCTGATCACCTCGTGCATCGGTGTGCTGTGCTGTGGATTGTTCGTGGTGTCGGCGGTCGGGTTGATTCTCGGGGTCGTCGCGCAGAAACAGATCGATCAGACCGGCCAGGAAGGTCGCGGGTTCGCGCAGGCGGCGATCTGGGTCGGCGCGGTCAGCATCGGGCTCGGTGTGATCATGTGGATCCTCAACATCATCGGCATCGTCGCGGGGCCGTAA
- a CDS encoding RDD family protein, which produces MTSGGYDPNQYPQGGQPQFGQQPQYGEQPKYDQQPPQQPYGQQPQQPYGQPQFGQQQPYGQPQDPYAQQGQYGQQAQYGQQDPYAQQQYGQQGYGQYGQQPGFGGQPGDLLTRFGARFIDGIIAGIPASIVYFVIVFAINSLFGSILAWILYFAIVSAYFVLCETNMGTTLGKKILGLRVIAPGGAPKISPEVSIKRNIYLIVNIIPCLGQLASLGLAIYMAITIEQDPNKQGWHDKFAGGTQVVKG; this is translated from the coding sequence ATGACAAGCGGTGGGTACGACCCCAACCAGTATCCGCAGGGCGGGCAGCCGCAATTCGGCCAGCAGCCCCAGTACGGCGAGCAGCCGAAGTACGACCAGCAGCCGCCGCAGCAGCCGTACGGTCAGCAGCCGCAGCAGCCCTACGGCCAGCCGCAGTTCGGTCAGCAGCAGCCGTATGGGCAGCCGCAGGATCCCTACGCCCAGCAGGGTCAGTACGGGCAGCAGGCGCAGTACGGTCAGCAGGATCCGTACGCGCAGCAGCAGTACGGCCAGCAGGGCTACGGGCAGTACGGCCAGCAGCCGGGATTCGGTGGGCAGCCGGGTGATCTGCTGACTCGCTTCGGTGCGCGGTTCATCGACGGGATCATCGCCGGTATCCCGGCCAGCATCGTCTACTTCGTCATCGTGTTCGCGATCAACAGCCTGTTCGGCTCGATCCTCGCGTGGATCCTGTACTTCGCGATCGTCAGCGCGTACTTCGTGCTGTGCGAGACCAACATGGGCACAACCCTGGGCAAGAAGATCCTCGGCCTGCGCGTCATCGCGCCGGGTGGGGCGCCCAAGATCAGCCCCGAGGTCTCGATCAAGCGCAACATCTACCTGATCGTCAACATCATCCCGTGCCTGGGCCAGCTGGCCAGCCTCGGCCTCGCCATCTACATGGCCATCACCATCGAGCAGGACCCGAACAAGCAGGGTTGGCACGACAAGTTCGCCGGCGGAACGCAGGTCGTCAAGGGCTGA